In Romeriopsis navalis LEGE 11480, the following are encoded in one genomic region:
- a CDS encoding DevA family ABC transporter ATP-binding protein, whose amino-acid sequence MTDPIITIDHVNHYFGKGKLRKQILFEVTAEVAPGEVVIMTGPSGSGKTTLLTLIGALRSTQEGSMRVLGEELLKAPSRDLVELRRNIGYIFQAHNLLGSLTAKQNVMMALEVHPFNKHEQQDMAEAMLTAVGLSDHINYYPDEMSGGQKQRVAIARALVSNPKLVLADEPTAALDKKSGRDVVEIMRRLAKEKGSAVLLVTHDNRILDVADRLINMEDGRLTSYQIDQSPLAQEAGIAG is encoded by the coding sequence ATGACTGACCCCATCATCACGATCGATCACGTTAATCACTACTTCGGCAAGGGGAAACTGCGCAAACAGATCCTGTTTGAAGTCACGGCTGAAGTCGCACCGGGAGAAGTCGTGATCATGACTGGCCCTTCCGGCTCCGGTAAAACCACACTATTAACTTTAATTGGGGCACTGCGATCAACCCAAGAAGGCAGCATGCGGGTGCTGGGAGAAGAACTGCTCAAGGCCCCCAGTCGTGATTTAGTCGAACTCCGCCGCAATATTGGGTATATCTTTCAGGCCCACAATCTGCTGGGATCACTAACGGCAAAACAAAATGTGATGATGGCCCTCGAAGTCCATCCATTCAACAAGCACGAACAACAGGATATGGCCGAAGCGATGCTCACCGCCGTCGGACTATCGGACCATATCAATTACTACCCCGACGAAATGTCTGGTGGTCAAAAACAACGGGTGGCGATCGCGCGCGCCTTAGTTTCCAATCCCAAATTAGTGCTAGCGGACGAGCCGACCGCCGCCTTAGATAAAAAGTCGGGCCGTGACGTGGTGGAAATCATGCGCCGATTAGCCAAAGAAAAGGGCTCGGCGGTATTGCTGGTAACCCACGATAATCGGATCTTAGATGTCGCCGATCGATTGATCAATATGGAAGATGGCCGCTTGACCAGCTATCAGATCGACCAATCGCCCCTCGCGCAGGAAGCGGGGATCGCTGGCTAG
- a CDS encoding superoxide dismutase, with protein MAFEQAPLPFAKDALEAHGMKAETFEYHYGKHHAAYVANLNKLVADKPEYAGKSLEEIITMTAGKADAAGIFNNAAQVWNHTFFWNSLKPGGGGAPTGALAEKINAAFGSYDEFKAAFAAAAATQFGSGWAWLVDDGGTLKITKTANADNPLTKGQKPLLTLDVWEHAYYLDFQNARPGYIGNYLDKLVNWDFVAANLGA; from the coding sequence AATGAAAGCGGAGACTTTCGAGTACCACTACGGTAAGCACCATGCAGCTTATGTCGCTAACCTCAACAAGCTAGTGGCTGACAAGCCTGAGTATGCGGGCAAGTCTTTGGAAGAAATCATCACCATGACAGCGGGCAAGGCCGATGCGGCTGGCATCTTCAACAATGCTGCCCAAGTGTGGAACCACACCTTCTTCTGGAATAGCCTCAAGCCTGGCGGTGGCGGTGCCCCGACTGGTGCATTGGCCGAGAAAATTAACGCCGCTTTTGGGAGCTACGATGAGTTCAAGGCAGCTTTCGCCGCTGCCGCCGCCACCCAATTCGGTAGCGGCTGGGCTTGGTTAGTTGATGACGGTGGTACCTTGAAAATCACCAAGACCGCCAATGCTGATAACCCCTTGACCAAAGGCCAAAAGCCCTTGTTGACCTTGGACGTTTGGGAGCATGCTTACTACCTCGACTTCCAGAACGCCCGCCCGGGTTACATCGGTAACTACCTCGACAAGCTCGTGAATTGGGACTTCGTTGCTGCTAATTTGGGCGCGTAG
- the ppk1 gene encoding polyphosphate kinase 1, with the protein MVRRRQPPKKQAQESQSISLSDPTYYFNRELSWIEFNNRVLHEAIDARTPLLERLKFLAIFSSNLDEYFMVRIAALKQQVEAGVGKRSIDGKTPQQQLTLIYDRLHPIVAQQHQHFEQVVRPELAQHQVYLLDYIDLDQQQREHLKQYFEQQVFPVLTPLAIDPGHPFPYISNLSLSLAVVIRDRDSGQERFARVKVPKVLPRFIPLPSDLQAVPVNLTAAVTAPDVTPIAAAKPPAWVGVSLEQVIAHNLGTLFPGMDVQEYYPFRVTRNADLEVEEDEADDLMEAIEQELRKRRVGGSVVRVELPSNMPPALRSLLIQELDITEQDIYELDGLLCLRDLMNFLGLPLPELKDPSWKPATHPRLKKLLEFDIDNPEGAESDIFSSIRQQDILLHHPYQSFSTSVQRFIEAAAHDTGAVAIKMTLYRTSGDSPIVKALIKAAENGIQVAVLIELKARFDEANNILWAKRLESAGVHVVYGLVGLKTHTKLALVVRRETGRIRRYVHVGTGNYNPKTAGLYTDLGVLTCNEEIGADVTDLFNSLTGYSRQSEYRKLLVAPVSLRRRMLELIDRETQQHQAHGNGRIVAKMNALVDAKVIEALYQAGSAGVKIDLIVRGICCLKPGLPGISETINVVSIVGRFLEHSRVFYFHNNGEEEVYIGSADWMTRNLNRRVEAVTPIEDPELAKDLQEILGILLADNRHAWDLQPDGRYIQRTPENGAIEQSSQNILMQMARPETPD; encoded by the coding sequence ATGGTGAGGCGGCGGCAACCCCCCAAAAAGCAGGCACAGGAATCACAGTCAATTAGTCTGTCAGACCCAACCTATTACTTCAATCGCGAGTTGAGCTGGATTGAATTTAATAATCGCGTTTTGCATGAGGCGATCGATGCACGCACGCCATTATTAGAACGGCTAAAGTTCCTGGCGATTTTCAGCTCGAACTTAGATGAATACTTTATGGTGCGGATCGCCGCCCTGAAGCAGCAGGTCGAGGCCGGTGTCGGCAAACGCAGCATCGATGGCAAAACGCCACAGCAGCAGCTCACACTGATTTATGATCGACTGCATCCGATCGTCGCTCAGCAGCACCAACATTTCGAGCAAGTCGTTCGGCCAGAACTCGCACAGCATCAGGTTTACTTACTCGACTACATTGACTTAGATCAGCAGCAGCGTGAGCATCTGAAGCAATATTTTGAGCAACAGGTATTTCCCGTGCTCACGCCACTGGCGATCGACCCCGGTCATCCATTTCCCTACATTTCTAACCTTAGTCTGAGTTTGGCGGTGGTGATTCGCGATCGTGATTCTGGTCAAGAACGGTTTGCACGGGTCAAAGTGCCCAAAGTGTTACCCCGATTTATTCCACTCCCGAGCGATCTGCAGGCAGTCCCAGTCAATCTCACCGCCGCCGTTACAGCACCAGATGTGACCCCCATTGCAGCGGCCAAACCCCCGGCTTGGGTTGGCGTCTCGCTGGAGCAAGTGATCGCCCACAACCTCGGCACCTTATTTCCAGGCATGGATGTCCAAGAATACTACCCCTTCCGCGTCACCCGGAATGCCGATCTAGAAGTCGAAGAAGATGAAGCCGATGACCTCATGGAAGCGATCGAGCAGGAATTACGGAAGCGCCGCGTCGGGGGCTCCGTCGTACGGGTCGAGCTGCCATCAAATATGCCACCTGCCTTGCGATCGCTACTAATTCAAGAACTGGATATTACCGAGCAGGATATTTACGAACTCGATGGCTTGCTCTGTCTGCGCGACTTAATGAACTTTCTGGGATTACCGCTCCCCGAACTCAAAGACCCGAGCTGGAAACCGGCCACACATCCCCGCCTGAAAAAACTTCTGGAATTTGACATCGACAATCCAGAAGGCGCGGAGTCCGATATCTTCAGCAGTATTCGGCAGCAAGACATTCTGCTGCACCATCCCTATCAGTCCTTTTCCACCAGTGTGCAGCGGTTTATTGAAGCCGCCGCCCATGATACCGGTGCCGTCGCCATCAAAATGACGCTATATAGGACTTCCGGTGATTCGCCGATCGTCAAAGCCCTGATCAAAGCCGCAGAGAATGGCATCCAAGTTGCTGTCTTGATCGAACTCAAAGCCCGATTTGACGAAGCAAACAATATCCTCTGGGCCAAGCGGCTCGAAAGTGCTGGGGTACATGTAGTTTACGGTTTAGTCGGATTAAAGACACATACCAAGCTGGCCCTCGTCGTGCGCCGGGAAACCGGCAGAATTCGTCGTTACGTGCATGTCGGCACGGGCAACTACAATCCCAAAACCGCCGGACTCTACACCGATTTAGGGGTCTTAACCTGCAACGAAGAAATTGGCGCGGACGTCACCGATCTGTTTAATTCGCTCACCGGCTATTCCCGCCAGTCGGAATACCGCAAACTGCTCGTCGCGCCGGTCAGTCTGCGGCGGCGGATGTTGGAACTGATCGATCGCGAAACCCAGCAACACCAAGCCCATGGCAATGGCCGGATTGTGGCCAAAATGAATGCCCTAGTTGATGCCAAAGTGATTGAAGCACTCTATCAAGCAGGCAGTGCCGGCGTAAAAATCGATTTGATCGTGCGCGGCATCTGCTGTCTCAAACCCGGCCTACCGGGGATCAGTGAAACGATCAATGTGGTCAGCATTGTGGGCCGATTTTTAGAACATTCACGAGTGTTCTACTTTCACAATAATGGCGAAGAAGAAGTCTATATCGGCAGCGCGGACTGGATGACACGCAACCTCAATCGCCGCGTTGAAGCCGTGACGCCGATCGAGGATCCGGAATTAGCCAAGGATTTACAGGAAATTCTCGGGATTTTATTGGCTGATAACCGCCATGCCTGGGATTTACAACCCGATGGTCGATATATCCAGCGCACACCGGAGAATGGCGCGATCGAGCAATCATCCCAGAATATTCTGATGCAAATGGCTCGGCCTGAAACCCCCGATTAA